The proteins below come from a single Anderseniella sp. Alg231-50 genomic window:
- a CDS encoding PaaX family transcriptional regulator C-terminal domain-containing protein: MTNAAREIERHIDRLHSNGRLRVWSLIITFFGDAVALRGGRVALSTLQDAMGLLNIEPGAVRTALSRLAGEGWVEREREGRLSFYKLTDQGHAAFDEPTRRIYAGAARDWDGEWTVAVEAQDTSNRLSKHGFVALGGKAWLRIGGDADGLPDDLLVISGTGSDLPEPLLSLWKLDEHAAHYTAFISSWQAFSAPGNLSPGEAMAARTLLLHDWRRIVLRDPGLPDALLPAGWIGDKARKLAGQTYHGLLQGSENWLNDNGLPVQTDSGAMQQRFNVLRNIAK, translated from the coding sequence ATGACCAACGCCGCCCGCGAAATTGAACGACACATCGACAGGCTGCACAGCAACGGCCGGTTGCGGGTATGGTCGCTGATCATCACCTTCTTCGGGGATGCGGTGGCGCTGCGCGGTGGCCGCGTGGCGCTGAGCACGCTGCAAGACGCCATGGGACTTTTAAACATTGAACCAGGCGCCGTCAGGACCGCCCTGTCGCGGCTGGCCGGCGAAGGCTGGGTTGAGCGCGAGCGTGAAGGACGATTGAGCTTCTACAAGCTGACGGATCAGGGACACGCGGCGTTCGATGAGCCGACACGGCGCATCTATGCAGGCGCGGCGCGTGACTGGGACGGTGAGTGGACCGTCGCCGTTGAGGCGCAGGACACCTCAAACCGCCTCAGCAAACACGGCTTCGTTGCCCTGGGCGGCAAGGCATGGCTTCGGATCGGCGGCGATGCGGATGGCCTGCCCGATGACCTGCTGGTGATTTCCGGAACCGGTTCCGACCTGCCGGAACCGCTTTTGTCACTGTGGAAACTCGACGAACACGCCGCCCACTACACGGCCTTCATCAGCAGCTGGCAAGCTTTCAGCGCACCTGGAAACCTGTCACCCGGTGAAGCCATGGCAGCGCGCACCTTGCTGTTGCACGACTGGCGGCGCATTGTACTGCGCGACCCGGGCTTGCCGGACGCCCTGCTGCCGGCCGGCTGGATCGGCGACAAGGCCCGCAAACTGGCCGGGCAGACCTATCATGGCCTGCTGCAAGGCAGTGAAAACTGGTTGAATGACAATGGCTTACCGGTTCAAACCGACTCCGGAGCCATGCAACAGCGGTTTAACGTGTTACGAAATATTGCCAAATAA
- the paaC gene encoding 1,2-phenylacetyl-CoA epoxidase subunit PaaC, which yields MTGAAISHSHLFEAVLQLADDHLILGQRVSEWCGHAPMLEEDLGLANMALDLLGQSRALYAYAAEIEGAGRSEDDLAFLRLERQYLNCLLVERPNGDFAHSILRQLYFAAFMHPFWQWVSANSADDTLRGIAGKAEKEMAYHVRHCGEWVVRLGDGTGESARRMKAAVDALHHYTDELFQGSAAMADCAGNGILPDVETLRPAWTETITNIFAQGLLEVPDVAHPQTGGRSGEHGEEMGHILTELQYMQRTYPNLQW from the coding sequence ATGACCGGCGCCGCCATCTCGCACTCACACCTGTTCGAGGCCGTGCTGCAACTGGCCGATGATCACCTGATACTCGGCCAAAGGGTCAGTGAATGGTGTGGTCATGCACCGATGCTGGAGGAGGACCTGGGGCTTGCCAACATGGCACTGGACCTGTTGGGGCAGTCGCGCGCGCTTTATGCCTATGCCGCCGAGATTGAGGGCGCCGGCCGCAGTGAAGACGATCTCGCCTTCCTGCGGCTTGAGCGCCAGTACCTGAACTGCCTGCTGGTAGAACGGCCCAACGGTGATTTCGCCCATTCCATCCTGCGCCAGTTGTACTTTGCCGCGTTCATGCATCCGTTCTGGCAGTGGGTATCCGCCAATTCGGCCGACGACACCTTGCGCGGTATCGCCGGCAAGGCGGAAAAGGAAATGGCGTATCACGTTCGTCATTGCGGCGAGTGGGTGGTGCGGCTCGGCGACGGGACCGGGGAAAGTGCCCGGCGCATGAAGGCTGCGGTCGACGCCCTGCACCATTATACCGACGAGCTGTTCCAGGGATCCGCCGCCATGGCCGACTGTGCCGGAAACGGCATACTGCCCGATGTCGAAACCCTGCGCCCGGCCTGGACGGAAACCATCACAAACATCTTTGCGCAAGGCCTGCTCGAGGTCCCGGACGTGGCCCACCCGCAGACCGGCGGCCGTAGTGGCGAACACGGTGAGGAAATGGGGCATATTCTCACTGAGCTGCAATACATGCAGCGCACCTACCCCAATCTGCAGTGGTAG
- the paaD gene encoding 1,2-phenylacetyl-CoA epoxidase subunit PaaD: MANPATTQNLDAARAWAAAAAVPDPEVPCVTVADLGILRQVAIEDGVAIAYVTPTYSGCPAVLAIELAIEAALLEAGFEARIERVMSPAWTTDWITPEGCEKLRAYGIAPPVKGSNSKMALFGETVINCPRCGSSETQKVSEFGSTACKAHYTCKACAEPFDYFKCI, translated from the coding sequence ATGGCCAATCCTGCCACAACCCAAAACCTCGATGCAGCCCGCGCCTGGGCGGCCGCGGCTGCCGTACCGGACCCGGAAGTGCCGTGCGTGACCGTTGCCGATCTCGGCATCCTGCGCCAGGTCGCCATCGAGGACGGCGTGGCGATAGCTTATGTAACGCCCACCTATTCCGGCTGTCCTGCGGTACTGGCCATCGAACTGGCCATTGAAGCGGCCCTGCTGGAGGCGGGCTTTGAAGCGCGCATCGAACGGGTCATGTCACCTGCGTGGACCACCGACTGGATCACGCCGGAGGGCTGCGAGAAACTGCGCGCCTACGGCATTGCCCCGCCGGTCAAGGGCAGCAATTCGAAGATGGCGCTGTTCGGTGAAACCGTCATCAACTGCCCGCGCTGCGGCAGTTCCGAAACGCAAAAAGTCTCCGAATTCGGCTCCACCGCCTGCAAGGCACACTATACCTGCAAGGCGTGCGCGGAGCCGTTTGATTATTTCAAGTGCATCTGA
- a CDS encoding DUF3291 domain-containing protein: MYENTHIAELNVAYPKYDVNDRRFAGFVNNLDRINAMAERSPGFVWRLKDDAAGNAMSLQPDDDPAMIPNLSVWESVEDLERFTFGTVHAQIYKLRENWFKPMQERHFVMWHVPIGHQPTLEEAIAKLAQINADGPSDDVFGWEAMTNKGQDPLVLCNSV, translated from the coding sequence ATGTACGAAAACACCCATATCGCAGAACTGAACGTCGCCTATCCCAAGTACGACGTGAACGACCGCCGCTTTGCCGGCTTCGTCAACAATCTCGACCGCATCAACGCGATGGCAGAACGCTCGCCCGGTTTTGTGTGGCGGCTGAAGGACGATGCTGCCGGCAACGCCATGAGCCTGCAGCCTGACGATGATCCGGCCATGATCCCGAACCTGAGTGTCTGGGAAAGCGTGGAAGACCTTGAGCGCTTCACCTTCGGGACCGTTCACGCCCAGATCTACAAGCTCAGGGAAAACTGGTTCAAGCCGATGCAGGAACGCCATTTCGTCATGTGGCATGTGCCCATCGGCCATCAGCCGACACTGGAAGAAGCCATCGCAAAACTTGCGCAGATCAACGCCGACGGGCCGTCGGATGACGTGTTCGGATGGGAAGCCATGACAAACAAGGGTCAGGACCCATTAGTCTTATGCAATTCTGTTTGA
- a CDS encoding formimidoylglutamate deiminase yields the protein MQQIWAETALTADGWQNHVLVTIDNAGTITSVEADTGPAGHRTGILLPAPVNLHSHAFQRAMAGLTEARGPDPSDSFWTWRQLMYRFLDQLTPDHIEAITAFVQMEMLEAGYAAVAEFHYLHHQPDGTPYDDLAELSGRICAAASETGIGLTLLPVLYEHGGCDGRALGSGQKRFGNAPDRYAKLQQAAAKAAGSLPDDTIVGVAPHSLRAVSRDGLKFADWLATDTPIHMHLAEQAAEVTEVEAAWGKRPVDWLLSNHKVDDRWCLIHCTQMTPDETAALAATGAVAGLCPITESSLGDGIFDGVRYVTANGRFGVGSDSNIRISLAEELRTLEYSQRLRDRGRAMLATPDKSTGRVLFDGACAGGAQAAGRNSGSIEPGRMADLLSLDAGNPNLAGRSGDALLDSFIFAGGNELVSDMWAAGRYCVHEGNHVARGRIIQRYVDTIRSLNNLL from the coding sequence ATGCAACAAATCTGGGCTGAAACCGCACTTACCGCCGACGGATGGCAGAACCACGTACTGGTTACAATCGACAATGCCGGGACCATCACGTCGGTCGAGGCGGATACCGGCCCGGCAGGTCATCGCACCGGCATATTGCTGCCGGCGCCGGTGAACCTGCATTCACATGCCTTCCAGCGCGCCATGGCCGGCCTGACCGAGGCGCGCGGGCCGGACCCGTCAGACAGTTTCTGGACCTGGCGGCAGCTGATGTACCGGTTTCTGGACCAGCTGACCCCGGATCACATCGAAGCCATTACCGCATTTGTGCAGATGGAAATGCTGGAAGCCGGCTATGCAGCGGTGGCCGAGTTCCACTACCTGCATCACCAGCCCGACGGCACGCCTTATGATGATCTGGCGGAACTCTCCGGCAGGATTTGTGCTGCCGCGTCTGAAACCGGCATCGGGCTGACATTGCTGCCGGTGCTGTACGAACACGGCGGCTGCGACGGACGCGCCCTGGGATCAGGCCAGAAGCGCTTCGGCAATGCGCCGGACAGGTATGCAAAACTGCAACAGGCGGCGGCCAAGGCGGCCGGCAGCCTGCCTGACGATACTATTGTAGGTGTCGCGCCGCATTCCCTGCGCGCGGTCAGCCGGGACGGGCTGAAATTTGCCGACTGGCTGGCAACGGACACCCCGATCCACATGCATCTGGCCGAACAGGCCGCTGAAGTCACGGAGGTCGAGGCGGCGTGGGGCAAGCGGCCTGTGGACTGGCTTTTGTCCAACCACAAGGTCGATGACCGCTGGTGCCTGATCCACTGCACTCAGATGACGCCTGACGAGACGGCTGCACTGGCTGCGACGGGCGCGGTTGCCGGCCTGTGTCCGATTACCGAGTCCAGCCTCGGGGACGGCATATTCGACGGCGTGCGCTATGTGACGGCGAATGGACGCTTTGGCGTCGGATCTGACTCCAACATTCGCATATCCCTGGCGGAGGAATTGCGCACGCTGGAATACTCGCAACGCCTGCGCGACAGGGGCCGGGCCATGCTGGCAACACCGGACAAGTCCACTGGCCGGGTGTTGTTCGACGGGGCCTGCGCAGGCGGCGCCCAGGCGGCAGGCCGCAATTCAGGATCAATTGAGCCGGGCCGGATGGCGGACCTTTTGTCGCTTGATGCCGGCAATCCCAATCTTGCCGGGCGTTCGGGTGACGCCCTCCTCGACAGTTTCATCTTTGCGGGTGGCAACGAGCTCGTTTCGGACATGTGGGCAGCGGGTCGATACTGTGTGCACGAAGGTAACCATGTAGCGCGTGGACGGATAATTCAACGCTATGTTGATACAATAAGGAGTTTAAACAACTTATTGTGA
- a CDS encoding aminotransferase class IV → MNDTPSSHHSHETEEDVRNRDIRIWVNGDIVHRDDAKVSVYDSGFMLGDGMWEGMRLYDGKWAFFDEHMDRLFGSCKAVGIDIGMDRAGVLDALTKTVAANNMVTDAHCRLMVTRGTKDKPFQHPRLSRSGPTVVIIIEHSRPKQEVQVHGLALVTVPQVRGAPMAQDAKYNSHSKLNCVTACLQAERMGADEALMLDPLGFVNTTNACNFFIVRKGEVWTSTGDYCMNGVTRQNIINLCRANDIPVFERNYSLVDTYSADEAFLTGTFGAQTPVASLDGVKIGDHDGAGPVTQKLRGLYADLVKQNVG, encoded by the coding sequence ATGAATGATACGCCATCCAGTCACCACAGCCACGAGACGGAGGAAGATGTCCGTAATCGCGATATCAGGATCTGGGTGAACGGTGACATCGTGCATCGCGATGACGCGAAGGTGTCGGTCTATGATTCAGGTTTCATGCTGGGCGACGGCATGTGGGAAGGCATGCGGCTCTATGACGGCAAATGGGCCTTTTTCGATGAGCACATGGACCGGCTGTTCGGCAGTTGCAAGGCGGTCGGCATCGACATCGGCATGGACCGGGCAGGGGTGCTGGATGCCCTGACGAAGACGGTTGCGGCCAATAACATGGTCACCGACGCCCACTGCCGCCTGATGGTGACACGCGGCACCAAGGACAAGCCGTTTCAGCACCCCCGGTTGTCGCGCTCAGGTCCGACCGTGGTCATCATCATCGAGCATTCCAGGCCGAAGCAGGAAGTCCAGGTCCACGGACTGGCGCTGGTGACCGTGCCGCAGGTGCGCGGCGCCCCGATGGCGCAGGACGCCAAGTACAATTCCCATTCCAAGCTGAACTGCGTAACGGCCTGCCTGCAGGCGGAGCGCATGGGCGCGGACGAGGCGCTGATGCTGGACCCGCTTGGCTTCGTCAACACCACCAATGCCTGCAATTTCTTCATTGTGCGAAAAGGCGAGGTGTGGACGTCCACCGGGGACTATTGCATGAACGGCGTCACCCGCCAGAACATCATAAATCTGTGCCGGGCCAACGATATTCCGGTATTCGAGCGCAATTACTCACTGGTTGACACCTATTCCGCCGATGAAGCGTTTCTCACCGGCACGTTCGGCGCCCAGACCCCGGTTGCCTCGCTGGACGGTGTGAAAATAGGCGATCATGACGGCGCCGGGCCGGTGACACAGAAACTGCGCGGGCTCTATGCCGACCTGGTGAAGCAGAATGTGGGTTAA
- the paaA gene encoding 1,2-phenylacetyl-CoA epoxidase subunit PaaA — MYSQGLIGADSHTEETPEFLDAFQARIDAEEKIEPNDPMPDGYRRTLVRQIGQHAHSEIVGMLPEGNWITRAPTLKRKIALIAKVQDEGGHGLYLYSAAETLGVSREQMTEELLSGKAKYSSIFNYPTPTWADIGAIGWLVDGAAIMNQIPLCRCSFGPYARAMIRVCKEESFHQRQGYEIMMQLAHGSKAQKDMAQDALNRWWWPSLMMFGPHDADSEHGDQSMAWKIKRFSNDALRQKFIDATVPQAEFIGLTMPDPDLKWNEERSCYDHGPIDWDEFWRVVKGGGRMNRDRITARAKAWDDGAWVHEAALAHAEKRATRKVAAE; from the coding sequence ATGTATTCCCAAGGGTTGATCGGCGCTGACAGCCACACGGAAGAAACGCCGGAGTTTCTCGACGCCTTTCAGGCGCGCATAGACGCGGAAGAAAAGATCGAGCCCAATGACCCGATGCCGGACGGCTATCGCCGCACGCTGGTGCGCCAGATCGGCCAGCATGCGCATTCGGAAATTGTCGGCATGCTGCCGGAAGGAAACTGGATCACCCGCGCACCGACGCTGAAGCGCAAGATCGCGCTGATCGCCAAGGTGCAGGATGAAGGCGGACACGGGCTTTATCTTTACTCTGCCGCAGAAACACTAGGAGTATCGCGCGAGCAGATGACCGAAGAACTACTGTCGGGCAAGGCGAAGTATTCCTCCATATTCAACTATCCGACGCCGACCTGGGCCGATATCGGCGCCATTGGCTGGCTGGTGGACGGTGCCGCCATCATGAACCAGATACCGCTGTGCCGGTGTTCGTTCGGTCCTTACGCGCGTGCCATGATCCGGGTGTGCAAGGAAGAAAGTTTTCACCAGCGCCAGGGCTATGAAATCATGATGCAGCTGGCGCACGGGTCAAAGGCGCAGAAGGACATGGCGCAGGACGCGCTGAACCGCTGGTGGTGGCCGTCACTGATGATGTTCGGCCCGCATGACGCCGACAGCGAGCATGGCGATCAGTCTATGGCATGGAAGATCAAGCGGTTCAGCAATGACGCCCTGCGCCAGAAATTCATCGATGCGACAGTGCCACAGGCTGAATTCATCGGCCTGACCATGCCGGACCCGGACCTGAAATGGAACGAGGAGCGCAGTTGCTACGACCACGGACCCATTGACTGGGACGAATTCTGGCGCGTGGTCAAGGGCGGCGGACGCATGAACCGGGACCGCATCACAGCACGCGCGAAGGCCTGGGACGATGGCGCCTGGGTGCACGAGGCAGCGCTTGCCCATGCCGAAAAGCGCGCAACCCGCAAGGTGGCTGCAGAATAA
- the paaB gene encoding 1,2-phenylacetyl-CoA epoxidase subunit PaaB, with protein sequence MPEPMTPLWEVFIRPRNGLHHKHVGSLHAADASLAIQSARDVYTRRGEGNSIWVVPSAEIVASDPSSGKEMFDPADDKVYRHPTFYDIPDEVGHM encoded by the coding sequence GTGCCTGAACCAATGACCCCTTTGTGGGAAGTGTTTATCCGCCCGCGCAACGGCCTGCATCACAAGCATGTCGGCTCGCTGCACGCAGCAGATGCCAGCCTGGCCATCCAGTCGGCGCGCGACGTCTACACCAGGCGCGGAGAAGGCAATTCCATCTGGGTAGTGCCGTCCGCCGAGATTGTGGCGTCCGATCCGTCGTCGGGCAAGGAGATGTTCGATCCTGCCGATGACAAGGTCTATCGGCATCCGACCTTTTACGACATTCCCGATGAAGTGGGGCACATGTGA
- a CDS encoding 2Fe-2S iron-sulfur cluster-binding protein, translating to MVQDQFHELTVSGTRPQTDKATAIRFDLPDALKSEFAFKPGQYLTVRAELGGEEVRRSYSICCRPDDGLEIGVKHLEGGVFSSFAQGLKTGDRIEVMAPKGRFVAETGGKHDYLLIAAGSGITPVLSIVKTVLRDEPESTVTLVYANRNFDSVMFRDDLDALKDTYLTRLSLLHVISEEGQDAEILSGRIDAARLNDMKERGLIDPARYDAVYLCGPAPMIKTLRSTLTDMGVAFDKIRFEVFTPTPYGQPGGEHPPARPDLTGSEVEIILDGGRRKLRVDPSAETVLGAAKAAGLEIPHSCAGGMCCTCRCKVLKGSATMDQNWSLQPWELEAGYILACQARPETEKLVLDFDAT from the coding sequence ATGGTTCAGGATCAATTTCACGAACTGACGGTTTCCGGCACCCGCCCGCAGACCGATAAGGCAACGGCCATCCGTTTCGATTTGCCGGATGCCCTGAAATCCGAATTTGCCTTCAAGCCGGGTCAGTATCTGACCGTGCGAGCCGAGCTGGGTGGCGAGGAAGTGCGCCGCTCCTATTCGATCTGCTGCCGGCCCGATGACGGGCTGGAGATCGGCGTCAAGCATCTCGAAGGCGGAGTGTTTTCAAGCTTTGCACAAGGCCTGAAGACCGGGGACAGGATCGAGGTCATGGCGCCCAAGGGCCGCTTTGTGGCCGAAACCGGCGGCAAACATGATTACCTGCTGATCGCGGCGGGCTCCGGCATTACCCCGGTGCTGTCTATCGTCAAGACCGTGCTGCGCGACGAGCCGGAGAGCACGGTGACACTGGTCTACGCCAACCGCAATTTTGACAGCGTGATGTTCCGCGACGATCTCGACGCCCTGAAGGACACCTACCTGACGCGGCTTTCGCTGCTGCACGTGATTTCCGAGGAAGGCCAGGATGCCGAGATCCTGTCCGGCCGCATCGACGCGGCGAGGCTCAATGACATGAAGGAGCGCGGCCTGATCGACCCGGCGCGCTATGATGCGGTCTATCTGTGCGGGCCGGCGCCGATGATCAAGACGCTGCGTTCGACACTAACGGACATGGGTGTTGCCTTCGACAAGATCAGGTTCGAAGTGTTCACACCGACCCCCTATGGCCAGCCGGGCGGTGAACACCCGCCTGCCAGGCCCGACCTGACCGGGTCTGAAGTCGAAATCATTCTGGACGGAGGCCGGCGCAAGCTGCGGGTCGATCCGTCAGCGGAAACCGTGCTCGGTGCGGCCAAGGCTGCCGGGCTTGAAATCCCGCATTCGTGCGCCGGCGGCATGTGCTGCACGTGCCGGTGCAAGGTGCTGAAAGGTTCTGCCACCATGGACCAGAACTGGTCGCTGCAGCCCTGGGAACTCGAAGCCGGTTACATCCTCGCCTGCCAGGCGCGGCCTGAAACCGAAAAACTGGTGCTCGACTTCGATGCGACCTGA
- a CDS encoding cyclase family protein — protein MLKQIALGLAMSCCLSVAAFAEECKPSKWGPDDEIGAANYVTPKRTIAAAKLVKTGESHPLGIVVDPDMPAFPPRSTKLQVIAPNQIQGADNSKVFGYDMTYNDDLAQLWFGTGPQIDGLGHLGEGNLYYNCNKAADFVKITGLTKLSVDKIPPMIARGVLIDMAEHFGVEVMEGGQAITTDDIKAAMAKQNVTINEGDVVLIHTGWTDGKLASAPKEWVSTEPGLDNGAAKYLASLDPMAVGADTWGLDVVPPVKGEKVFYGHVELLRNKGIYILETMNTGRLAKENVGEFMFVLGQARIKGTVQMIINPVAMW, from the coding sequence ATGCTTAAACAGATTGCACTTGGACTGGCGATGAGCTGTTGCCTTTCGGTTGCAGCATTTGCGGAGGAATGTAAACCGTCCAAATGGGGCCCTGACGATGAAATCGGCGCGGCCAATTACGTAACGCCGAAGCGCACCATCGCTGCTGCCAAGCTGGTCAAGACAGGTGAAAGCCATCCCCTGGGCATTGTTGTCGACCCCGACATGCCGGCGTTCCCGCCACGCTCCACCAAGCTGCAGGTGATCGCACCCAACCAGATACAGGGCGCCGACAACTCCAAGGTGTTCGGCTACGACATGACCTACAATGACGACCTGGCCCAGTTGTGGTTCGGCACCGGCCCTCAGATTGACGGCCTCGGTCACCTGGGCGAAGGCAACCTCTACTACAACTGCAACAAGGCGGCCGACTTTGTGAAAATCACCGGCCTGACCAAGCTCAGTGTGGACAAGATCCCGCCGATGATCGCGCGTGGCGTGCTGATAGACATGGCGGAGCATTTCGGGGTCGAGGTTATGGAGGGCGGCCAGGCCATCACGACCGACGACATCAAGGCCGCCATGGCCAAGCAGAACGTCACCATCAATGAAGGCGACGTGGTGCTGATCCACACCGGCTGGACCGACGGCAAACTGGCCAGCGCGCCCAAGGAATGGGTGAGCACGGAACCGGGCCTCGACAATGGCGCGGCAAAGTACCTGGCCTCACTGGACCCGATGGCGGTCGGGGCCGACACCTGGGGCCTTGATGTCGTCCCGCCGGTCAAGGGTGAGAAGGTGTTTTACGGCCACGTCGAGTTGCTGAGAAACAAGGGCATCTACATCCTGGAGACCATGAACACCGGACGTCTGGCGAAAGAGAATGTCGGTGAGTTCATGTTCGTCCTGGGCCAGGCCCGCATCAAGGGCACGGTTCAGATGATCATCAACCCGGTTGCCATGTGGTGA
- a CDS encoding FCD domain-containing protein: MNITMDEAIVRRSLHDELVERLQRLIIEGELAPGEKVPEKELCERYNVSRTPMREALKVLASEGLVTLTPNRGSSVTAVTVEDLEEVFPVMGALEALSGELACEKITDAEIAAVSKSHHEMIGHYKAQRLPEYFAANEAIHTAILKAARNDTLAAQHRMLSARVRRARYLANMTRERWDKAVAEHEEILTALQARDGRKLGIILKQHLRNKLETVSEWLRANDRG; the protein is encoded by the coding sequence ATGAACATTACAATGGATGAAGCCATTGTGCGGCGCTCCCTGCATGATGAACTGGTGGAGCGCCTGCAGAGGCTGATCATCGAAGGCGAGCTGGCACCGGGTGAAAAGGTGCCGGAAAAGGAGTTGTGCGAGCGCTACAACGTATCGCGCACGCCGATGCGCGAGGCTCTTAAAGTGCTGGCCTCGGAAGGCCTGGTCACCCTGACCCCCAATCGCGGTTCGTCGGTCACCGCCGTCACGGTCGAGGACCTGGAAGAAGTCTTCCCGGTGATGGGCGCGCTTGAAGCGTTGTCCGGCGAACTGGCCTGTGAGAAGATCACCGACGCCGAAATTGCCGCCGTCAGCAAGTCCCATCACGAGATGATCGGGCATTACAAGGCGCAGCGCCTGCCGGAGTACTTCGCCGCCAACGAGGCCATTCACACCGCCATCCTGAAGGCTGCCCGCAATGACACCCTGGCCGCCCAGCACCGCATGCTGTCAGCCCGCGTGCGCCGTGCCCGTTATCTCGCCAACATGACGCGGGAACGCTGGGACAAGGCAGTGGCCGAGCACGAGGAAATCCTTACTGCCCTGCAGGCCCGCGACGGCCGCAAGCTCGGCATCATCCTGAAACAGCATTTGCGCAACAAGCTGGAAACCGTGTCGGAATGGCTCAGGGCCAACGATCGCGGGTAG
- a CDS encoding UTRA domain-containing protein produces MTQLDTNSWQGIKSEVMRRINSRRWQPGDLIPGEVELAEEFGCARATVNRALRELADSGLLDRKRKAGTRVALNPVRKATVEIPVIRQDVESRGKVYSFDVLDRKELAPSAILQQQYALAASAPLLGLWTLHRADTKPFAYEERWINLSVVPEIVDADLETLSANEWLVRNMPLSRGEFTFSAANATAAESQLLDCPRDAAVFIVNRSTFVVDDAITAVRLVYGPGYSMRTVV; encoded by the coding sequence GTGACTCAATTGGATACAAATTCCTGGCAAGGCATCAAGTCAGAGGTTATGCGCCGGATCAACTCCCGGCGCTGGCAACCAGGCGACCTGATCCCGGGCGAGGTCGAGCTTGCGGAAGAATTCGGCTGTGCGCGGGCCACGGTCAACAGGGCCTTGCGGGAGCTGGCGGACAGTGGCCTGCTGGACCGCAAGCGCAAGGCCGGCACGCGGGTCGCGCTCAACCCGGTGCGCAAGGCCACGGTTGAAATCCCGGTTATCCGGCAGGACGTGGAGTCTCGCGGCAAAGTCTACAGTTTCGACGTGCTGGACCGCAAGGAACTGGCCCCGTCCGCTATATTGCAACAGCAATACGCCCTGGCAGCTTCCGCGCCGCTGCTTGGATTATGGACATTGCATCGAGCCGATACCAAGCCATTTGCCTATGAAGAGCGCTGGATCAACCTGTCCGTCGTGCCGGAGATTGTCGACGCTGACCTGGAAACACTGAGTGCCAACGAATGGCTGGTGCGCAACATGCCCCTGTCACGCGGTGAATTCACTTTCTCCGCCGCCAACGCGACCGCAGCTGAAAGCCAGCTGCTCGACTGCCCTCGAGACGCCGCCGTATTCATCGTCAATCGCAGCACCTTCGTGGTAGACGATGCAATCACCGCGGTACGCCTGGTCTACGGACCGGGATATTCCATGAGAACCGTCGTTTAA
- a CDS encoding VOC family protein, with protein sequence MKTRRAMPVLQVSDLSASVDYYNRLGFATNGIWGEPATFAIMQRGDVSIALQLLRAEEMPVNTHWAAYIYVDDAKAVHEEFQAAGIDIDRPPEEAFYGCLDFDVADPDGHLLAFGQDLDAEPHGPGLGADKGNG encoded by the coding sequence ATGAAGACCCGTCGCGCCATGCCGGTGCTGCAGGTCTCCGACCTGAGTGCCTCGGTTGACTATTACAACCGGCTCGGTTTCGCCACCAACGGCATCTGGGGTGAACCTGCAACGTTCGCCATCATGCAGCGCGGCGATGTGAGCATAGCCCTGCAATTGCTGCGGGCGGAAGAGATGCCTGTAAACACCCATTGGGCTGCCTATATCTATGTTGATGATGCCAAGGCCGTGCATGAGGAGTTTCAGGCCGCCGGTATCGACATCGACCGCCCGCCGGAAGAGGCATTCTACGGCTGCCTGGATTTCGACGTCGCCGACCCGGATGGCCACTTGCTGGCTTTCGGGCAGGATCTCGACGCCGAACCGCACGGCCCCGGTCTCGGCGCTGACAAAGGCAATGGATAA